The following proteins come from a genomic window of Kitasatospora sp. NBC_01246:
- a CDS encoding GNAT family N-acetyltransferase, translated as MTRSAVTLRKPVLDDWQAVHSWAGLEEACRYQAWGPNTEDQTRAFVQTAVDAWSHARQQRYVYVARFEGELVGMGELHIRSRRHRQGEIAYIVHPRAWGRGVGTAIGRELLSRGFGELGLHRIYATCDPRNLASARLLAGLGMTYEGRHRHTALIRDGWRDSEMFGILEAEWRPNPGDGR; from the coding sequence ATGACCCGATCCGCGGTGACTTTGCGCAAGCCCGTGCTCGACGACTGGCAGGCCGTGCACTCCTGGGCCGGCCTTGAGGAGGCTTGTCGCTACCAGGCCTGGGGGCCGAACACCGAGGACCAGACGCGCGCGTTCGTGCAGACCGCCGTCGACGCCTGGTCGCACGCCCGTCAGCAGCGATACGTCTACGTCGCCCGCTTCGAGGGCGAACTCGTCGGCATGGGCGAGCTGCACATTCGCAGCCGTCGCCATCGGCAGGGCGAAATCGCCTACATCGTGCACCCGAGGGCCTGGGGGCGTGGCGTGGGCACGGCGATCGGACGGGAGCTACTGTCGCGCGGGTTCGGCGAGTTGGGGCTCCACCGGATCTACGCGACCTGTGACCCCCGCAACCTCGCGTCGGCCCGGTTGCTGGCCGGGCTCGGCATGACGTACGAAGGGCGGCATCGGCACACCGCGTTGATCCGGGACGGCTGGCGGGACTCCGAGATGTTCGGCATCCTCGAAGCGGAATGGCGGCCGAACCCCGGCGATGGACGGTGA
- a CDS encoding acyl carrier protein produces the protein MQQIIEWINAKNPELDREIDREEDLIEGRLIDSLDFLEFIYLLESISGRTIDLQEVSVDDFRTVERIEQRFLADLIEAA, from the coding sequence ATGCAGCAGATCATCGAGTGGATCAACGCCAAGAACCCCGAGCTGGACCGGGAGATCGACCGCGAGGAGGACCTCATCGAGGGCCGCCTCATCGACTCCCTGGACTTCCTTGAGTTCATCTACCTGCTGGAGAGCATCTCCGGCCGCACCATCGACCTCCAGGAGGTCAGCGTCGACGACTTCCGCACGGTCGAGCGGATCGAGCAGCGCTTCCTCGCCGACCTGATCGAGGCGGCATGA
- a CDS encoding NAD(P)H-dependent flavin oxidoreductase — MSAPDTGERARVLAAAERGAAALGVEFPLVQAGMGGIAGPALAAAVSEAGALGTVALYKGDRALAVELIGDTARRTARTFGVNLIPEVSGRLLPEQIGALIEAADRQLVLNSYGLPPEAEARRVLDAGHRLVVQVGTPEDAAAAAALGAHAVVLQGTEAGGHHLGTRPLAELLAAYDQEPPALASGAVTDGAGLLAALRAGASGALCGTVFVTTAESAAHDDYKKAVVAATGADTLITDRFSIGWPGRPHRVLRGPVTDSPEPPPATLIAWTTVMGVRRPVPRGSAAAPTVEAEGRIDAMARYAGLGSGRITAVEPAGRVVARLREEFRAALAGDAALTGDAVPDSLRPSERT; from the coding sequence ATGTCCGCGCCTGACACCGGGGAGCGGGCCCGGGTGCTCGCCGCGGCCGAGCGCGGCGCCGCCGCCCTCGGCGTGGAGTTCCCCCTGGTGCAGGCCGGTATGGGCGGCATCGCCGGACCGGCCCTGGCGGCCGCCGTCAGCGAGGCGGGCGCGCTGGGCACGGTCGCGCTCTACAAGGGCGACCGGGCGCTGGCCGTCGAGCTGATCGGCGACACCGCCCGCCGCACGGCGCGCACCTTCGGCGTCAATCTGATCCCCGAGGTGTCGGGCCGGCTGCTCCCGGAGCAGATCGGCGCGCTGATCGAGGCGGCCGACCGGCAGCTCGTGCTCAACAGCTACGGCCTGCCGCCGGAGGCCGAGGCCCGCCGGGTGCTCGACGCCGGCCACCGGCTGGTCGTCCAGGTCGGCACGCCCGAGGACGCGGCCGCCGCCGCGGCGTTGGGCGCCCACGCCGTCGTGCTGCAGGGCACCGAGGCCGGCGGCCACCACCTCGGCACCCGGCCGCTCGCCGAGCTGCTGGCCGCCTACGACCAGGAGCCGCCCGCGCTGGCGTCCGGCGCCGTCACCGACGGCGCCGGCCTGCTGGCCGCGCTCCGGGCCGGGGCGAGCGGGGCGCTGTGCGGCACGGTCTTCGTGACCACCGCGGAGTCCGCCGCGCACGACGACTACAAGAAGGCCGTCGTCGCGGCGACCGGCGCGGACACCCTGATCACCGACCGCTTCTCGATCGGCTGGCCCGGCCGTCCGCACCGGGTGCTGCGCGGGCCGGTCACCGATTCGCCCGAGCCGCCGCCGGCCACCCTGATCGCCTGGACCACCGTGATGGGGGTCCGCCGTCCGGTGCCGCGCGGCTCCGCGGCCGCCCCCACCGTCGAGGCCGAGGGCCGAATCGACGCCATGGCCCGCTACGCCGGCCTCGGCAGCGGGCGGATCACGGCCGTCGAGCCCGCCGGGCGGGTGGTCGCCCGGCTCCGCGAGGAGTTCCGGGCCGCCCTCGCCGGCGACGCCGCCCTCACCGGCGACGCGGTCCCCGACTCCCTCCGACCCTCCGAAAGGACGTGA
- a CDS encoding diiron oxygenase, with product MSSTAPAIWDEEVSAAVERLTTAAENEYYNPYQTFDWPESIPEGALWMSEDLMTVHGTDAAAELTREQYLTLAKWESVNFYSLNVHGIRELMQEVVARIHAPGYEIPTPFFHHFLGEENEHMWFFAEFCLRYGGKLYPNRAMSFGDQKHSALFDNFIVFSRILIFEQIVDHFNSKMAGDTALPETIRAINRVHHQDESRHIAFGAQLVRALWDRLREAGDEQELSAARQYIEKYINASIQQLYSVDVYRDAGIPDPFAFRTRLLADPARGPVHDAIVSRTTAFYRRIGVLAPKAA from the coding sequence ATGAGCAGTACCGCACCCGCCATCTGGGACGAGGAGGTCAGCGCCGCCGTCGAGCGCCTGACCACCGCCGCCGAGAACGAGTACTACAACCCGTACCAGACCTTCGACTGGCCGGAGAGCATCCCCGAGGGCGCCCTGTGGATGAGCGAGGACCTGATGACGGTCCACGGCACCGACGCGGCCGCCGAACTCACCCGCGAGCAGTACCTGACGCTGGCCAAGTGGGAGAGCGTCAACTTCTACAGCCTGAACGTGCACGGCATCCGCGAGCTGATGCAGGAGGTCGTGGCGCGCATCCACGCCCCGGGCTACGAGATCCCCACGCCGTTCTTCCACCACTTCCTGGGGGAGGAGAACGAACACATGTGGTTCTTCGCCGAGTTCTGCCTGCGCTACGGCGGGAAGCTCTACCCCAACCGGGCGATGAGCTTCGGCGACCAGAAGCACTCCGCGCTGTTCGACAACTTCATCGTGTTCAGCCGGATCCTGATCTTCGAGCAGATCGTGGACCACTTCAACAGCAAGATGGCCGGTGACACCGCGCTGCCGGAGACGATCCGGGCGATCAACCGGGTCCACCACCAGGACGAGTCCCGGCACATCGCGTTCGGCGCCCAGCTGGTCCGGGCGCTCTGGGACCGGCTGCGCGAGGCCGGCGACGAGCAGGAGCTGAGCGCCGCCCGGCAGTACATCGAGAAGTACATCAACGCCTCGATCCAGCAGCTCTACAGCGTGGACGTCTACCGGGACGCCGGCATCCCCGACCCGTTCGCCTTCCGCACCCGCCTGCTGGCCGACCCGGCCCGGGGGCCGGTCCACGACGCGATCGTCAGCCGCACCACCGCCTTCTACCGCCGGATCGGCGTGCTCGCACCGAAGGCCGCCTGA
- a CDS encoding cysteine hydrolase family protein: MTTADPHLAPHPASSALVTIDLQRDFLSESPYGIPGTTEVLPQVRRTVEAFRAAGRPVVHVVRLYEKGGGNADLVRRTLLASGTDLVSPGSEGSGLAPALAPLGAPPLDPELLLAGRAQELGPSEYAIFKPRWGAFYRTPLQELLEGHGVDTVVLVGCNFPNCPRATLIQASERDYRVVAVPDAISRTSEQGLAEVAGLGVQLLDTAELLARFGFPAPEEG; encoded by the coding sequence ATGACGACGGCCGACCCGCACCTCGCCCCGCACCCGGCGTCCTCCGCCCTGGTCACCATCGACCTGCAGCGGGACTTCCTCTCCGAGAGCCCCTACGGCATCCCCGGCACGACCGAGGTGCTGCCGCAGGTGCGCCGGACGGTCGAGGCCTTCCGCGCCGCCGGCCGCCCGGTGGTCCACGTCGTCCGGCTGTACGAGAAGGGCGGCGGCAACGCCGACCTGGTCCGCCGGACGCTGCTGGCCTCCGGCACCGACCTGGTCTCGCCCGGCTCCGAGGGGAGCGGGCTCGCCCCGGCGCTCGCCCCGCTCGGCGCGCCCCCGCTCGACCCCGAGCTCCTGCTGGCCGGGCGGGCCCAGGAGTTGGGTCCGAGCGAGTACGCGATCTTCAAACCGCGCTGGGGCGCGTTCTACCGGACGCCCCTGCAGGAGCTGCTGGAGGGGCACGGCGTGGACACCGTCGTCCTCGTCGGCTGCAACTTCCCGAACTGCCCCCGGGCCACCCTGATCCAGGCCAGCGAGCGGGACTACCGGGTGGTGGCCGTGCCCGACGCGATCTCCCGCACCAGCGAGCAGGGGCTGGCCGAGGTCGCCGGGCTCGGTGTCCAACTGCTCGACACCGCCGAGCTGCTGGCGCGGTTCGGGTTCCCGGCGCCCGAGGAGGGCTGA
- a CDS encoding condensation domain-containing protein, which translates to MTWGQRAIWKSIQWLDEGAHYYNIPRVVSAPPGLTRHQIEDALGRLLSRHEALRTRFEQTGQGPVQHVSASGELAVPVHEAPPGEGATVADEVSRALAAEPFRHREEWPFRCAVVTEQGEPVQVALVFSHLGVDFWGVQQVEQDLRDLLAGQDPEPPAWQPLDQAGFETEGPGAARGAASVDYWRRSLAGLPPTMFPATRFPPVAGEASPVTDAAERFVRLRMDSPATAVAASALADRCGVSTGTVLLAGTAALLGAYTGNSTAVLQLIAVNRHDERSRRLVAAMTANALFSLDVARPTFEEVIRATFLAGMNAYRFAQYDPLVVDGVIDAAREASGGALRLASFFNDVRLHDRWERLPATDGSAEQLRALTEKTEVSLIGTWERQDADFFVHTTYEPDTCLLYLMADTALIPRPEIERLLRAFERLLVESAAGLPGLDTLPVAGS; encoded by the coding sequence ATGACCTGGGGTCAGCGCGCCATCTGGAAGTCCATCCAGTGGCTCGACGAAGGCGCCCACTACTACAACATCCCCCGGGTCGTGTCCGCACCACCTGGTCTGACGCGCCATCAGATTGAAGACGCACTGGGCCGGTTGCTCTCGCGCCATGAGGCACTGCGCACCCGGTTCGAGCAGACCGGGCAGGGGCCGGTGCAGCACGTGTCGGCCTCCGGCGAGCTGGCCGTCCCCGTCCACGAGGCCCCGCCGGGCGAGGGCGCGACGGTCGCCGACGAGGTGTCCCGGGCGCTGGCGGCCGAACCCTTCCGGCACCGCGAGGAGTGGCCGTTCCGCTGCGCCGTGGTGACGGAACAGGGCGAGCCGGTCCAGGTCGCGCTGGTCTTCTCGCACCTGGGCGTCGACTTCTGGGGCGTGCAGCAGGTCGAGCAGGACCTGCGCGACCTGCTCGCCGGGCAGGACCCGGAGCCGCCGGCCTGGCAGCCGCTGGACCAGGCGGGGTTCGAGACCGAGGGCCCGGGCGCCGCCCGCGGCGCCGCCTCGGTCGACTACTGGCGCCGGAGCCTCGCGGGCCTGCCGCCCACGATGTTCCCGGCCACACGGTTCCCCCCGGTCGCGGGCGAGGCCTCCCCGGTCACGGACGCCGCCGAGCGGTTCGTCCGGCTGCGCATGGACTCGCCCGCCACAGCGGTGGCCGCCAGCGCGCTCGCCGACCGCTGCGGGGTCAGCACCGGTACCGTCCTGCTCGCCGGGACGGCCGCGCTGCTCGGCGCGTACACCGGGAACAGCACCGCCGTCCTGCAGTTGATCGCCGTCAACCGGCACGACGAGCGCAGCCGCCGCCTGGTCGCCGCAATGACCGCCAACGCGCTGTTCTCCCTGGACGTGGCCCGGCCGACCTTCGAGGAGGTCATCCGCGCCACCTTCCTCGCCGGCATGAACGCCTACCGCTTCGCGCAGTACGACCCGCTGGTGGTCGACGGGGTGATCGACGCGGCCCGGGAGGCGAGCGGCGGCGCCCTGCGGCTCGCGTCCTTCTTCAACGACGTCCGCCTGCACGACCGTTGGGAGCGGCTGCCGGCCACCGACGGCTCCGCGGAGCAGCTGCGGGCGCTCACCGAGAAGACCGAGGTCTCGCTGATCGGCACCTGGGAGCGCCAGGACGCCGACTTCTTCGTGCACACCACCTACGAGCCGGACACCTGCCTGCTGTACCTGATGGCCGACACCGCGCTGATCCCCCGTCCGGAGATCGAGCGCCTGCTGCGCGCCTTCGAGCGGCTGCTCGTGGAGAGCGCGGCCGGCCTGCCGGGCCTGGACACCCTCCCGGTCGCCGGCTCCTGA
- a CDS encoding aminoacyl--tRNA ligase-related protein, producing the protein MTSTVEPTAVRLRDPGPGLVALDPDRAALLLELDALFTGLADQVAAPAVVGPPLLPVEGLAKLDYFRNFPHLGVLAARLSEQAVDELAAGAEAGRQPVEPTGYVLPSATCYGVLLSLEGQEVGEELRLTAVGRCFRNEDHYDGLRRLWGFHMREVVYFGSADGARDHVATSRVFVEELAGRLGVELSYQPANDPFYDRTGSRAKLMALDPVKYEFVATDGTAIASVNRHRNFFGERLGITSGGETAHSSCTAFGVERWVHAMLLAHGTAEKALARVRDVRA; encoded by the coding sequence ATGACATCGACCGTAGAGCCCACCGCCGTCCGGCTGCGCGACCCCGGCCCCGGCCTGGTCGCCCTCGACCCCGACCGGGCCGCGCTGCTGCTGGAGCTCGACGCGCTCTTCACCGGCCTGGCCGACCAGGTCGCCGCGCCCGCCGTGGTGGGCCCGCCGCTGCTGCCCGTCGAGGGCCTGGCCAAGCTCGACTACTTCCGGAACTTCCCCCACCTCGGGGTGCTCGCGGCCCGCCTGTCCGAGCAGGCCGTCGACGAGCTGGCGGCCGGTGCGGAGGCCGGCCGGCAGCCCGTCGAGCCCACCGGCTACGTGCTGCCCTCGGCCACCTGCTACGGCGTGCTGCTCTCGCTGGAGGGCCAGGAGGTCGGCGAGGAGCTGCGGCTGACCGCCGTCGGCCGCTGCTTCCGCAACGAGGACCACTACGACGGCCTGCGCCGGCTCTGGGGCTTCCACATGCGCGAGGTCGTGTACTTCGGCTCGGCCGACGGTGCCCGCGACCACGTCGCCACCTCCCGGGTCTTCGTCGAGGAGCTGGCCGGGCGCCTCGGCGTCGAGCTGTCGTACCAGCCCGCCAACGACCCGTTCTACGACCGGACCGGCTCCCGGGCGAAGCTGATGGCCCTGGACCCGGTGAAGTACGAGTTCGTCGCCACCGACGGCACCGCGATCGCCTCGGTCAACCGCCACCGCAACTTCTTCGGCGAGCGGCTCGGCATCACCTCGGGCGGCGAGACCGCGCACAGCAGCTGCACCGCGTTCGGCGTCGAGCGCTGGGTGCACGCGATGCTGCTCGCCCACGGCACCGCCGAGAAGGCCCTGGCCCGGGTGCGCGATGTCCGCGCCTGA
- a CDS encoding class I SAM-dependent methyltransferase has protein sequence MALDLGLTQVSQLAFGYWHSQVLIAAVELAVFDALADGPLGVDEVAERCAVPADSALRLLDAATALRLLTRDPDGGYRNTRTAERLLTTGSPESLVRWVRVMGRWYQPWGRLGQALEQGRAVEDRSGRLTDDPAYVEDFILGMHEYNSRTAEAVARALPPEDARRLIDVGGGAGSYSIAFCRVWEGLRAEVVDLAPVAELAGKVIGEAGLADRITARTGDYYRDAFGTDADVVLLSNVLHQESPENCLSILRRSAAALRTGGRVLVHGHFLEESRTAPVFTTLHNLSALALWSGGRSYTTAEMAELMTAAGLSDIEVLPTAEQSARLLVGRAGGTTA, from the coding sequence ATGGCCCTGGACCTCGGACTGACCCAGGTCAGCCAGCTGGCGTTCGGCTACTGGCACTCCCAGGTACTGATCGCCGCGGTCGAGCTCGCGGTGTTCGACGCACTCGCCGACGGCCCGCTGGGCGTCGACGAGGTCGCCGAGCGATGCGCCGTCCCCGCGGACTCCGCGCTGCGGCTGCTCGACGCCGCGACCGCCCTGCGGCTGCTGACCCGGGACCCCGACGGCGGGTACCGCAACACCCGCACCGCCGAGCGCCTGCTCACCACCGGCTCGCCGGAGTCGCTGGTGCGCTGGGTCCGGGTGATGGGCCGCTGGTACCAGCCCTGGGGCCGGCTCGGCCAGGCCCTGGAGCAGGGCCGCGCGGTCGAGGACCGCAGCGGCCGGCTCACCGACGACCCGGCGTACGTCGAGGACTTCATCCTCGGCATGCACGAGTACAACTCCCGGACGGCGGAGGCCGTCGCCCGGGCGCTGCCGCCCGAGGACGCCCGGCGGCTGATCGACGTCGGCGGCGGCGCGGGCAGCTACAGCATCGCGTTCTGCCGGGTCTGGGAGGGGCTGCGGGCCGAGGTGGTCGACCTCGCGCCGGTGGCCGAGCTGGCGGGCAAGGTGATCGGCGAGGCCGGTCTGGCCGACCGGATCACCGCCCGGACCGGCGACTACTACCGGGACGCCTTCGGCACCGACGCCGACGTCGTGCTGCTCTCCAACGTGCTGCACCAGGAGAGCCCGGAGAACTGCCTCTCCATCCTGCGGCGTTCGGCGGCGGCGCTGCGCACCGGCGGCCGGGTCCTGGTGCACGGCCACTTCCTGGAGGAGTCCCGCACCGCGCCGGTCTTCACCACCCTGCACAACCTCTCCGCCCTCGCCCTCTGGAGCGGCGGCCGCAGCTACACCACCGCGGAGATGGCGGAGTTGATGACGGCGGCCGGGCTGTCGGACATCGAGGTGCTGCCCACCGCCGAGCAGTCGGCCCGCCTCCTGGTGGGCCGCGCCGGGGGCACCACCGCCTGA
- a CDS encoding xanthine dehydrogenase family protein molybdopterin-binding subunit has protein sequence MLGLPGIPDILDLGDALIVAGLPTAHLLVLEITPGGRAALHLPRLEVGQGLTTTIAMLVADELDARLGDVDVPLSDGRPDLLFNQLTGASNSVRSLYDPVRAAAAAARARLVTAAARRWSLPADTLRTADSAVLAPDGRRAGYGELAAEAAAVAVPAVPATPKPADQQRLVGRRTGRIDARSIVTGRAKYAGDLAVPGAVPTVVARPTTINGTLKSLDASAARTMPGVLGVVRIPSGVAVLAETFDQALKARDALRTSWNPGPVAALSDADIRARLRAAHAPFLVPPLLTQYVDGEFDFAFVNHAPMEVLTAVADVRPHRAEIWFASQTPIVAQQTIAAELGLPQDAVTVHVVRGGGSFGRRLFFDAALEAAQISRAAGRPVKLMWTRNDDMRHGRMRPASHHRVRATYGLGQVLSYEHRVATVRTDFRHGLGEALTAAGFNLSVAGISLAQAFFLLSEKNPYNVGVPTQLLSEVPLEVPTGSWRSVYSGTVRVADEIMMDELARRLGQDQVAFRRARLRDAQGRAVLDKVAQAGRWGRPMPAGQAQGIGYHDENGGRVAYLVELDASDPRRPRVTRAVIAADVGRVINPSGLEAQLTGALIDGISVILRAGNHIDHGAVREGSFSDFRYARQRDTPPSVEIHLLPPSGPPGGAGELGVPAASAAVANAYARATGTAPRSFPLDF, from the coding sequence TTGCTCGGTCTGCCCGGCATCCCGGACATCCTGGACCTCGGCGACGCGCTGATCGTGGCCGGACTGCCCACCGCCCACCTGCTGGTCCTGGAGATCACCCCCGGCGGTCGCGCCGCGCTCCACCTCCCCCGGCTGGAGGTCGGCCAGGGCCTCACCACCACCATCGCGATGCTCGTCGCCGACGAACTCGACGCCCGGCTCGGCGATGTCGACGTCCCGCTCTCCGACGGCCGCCCCGACCTGCTGTTCAACCAGCTCACCGGCGCCTCCAACTCGGTGCGCTCGCTGTACGACCCGGTCCGCGCGGCGGCCGCCGCCGCCCGCGCCCGGCTGGTCACCGCCGCCGCCCGCCGCTGGTCGCTGCCGGCCGACACGCTGCGCACCGCCGACTCCGCCGTCCTCGCCCCCGACGGCCGTCGGGCCGGTTACGGCGAACTCGCCGCCGAGGCAGCCGCCGTGGCCGTCCCGGCCGTGCCCGCCACCCCGAAGCCGGCCGACCAGCAGCGCCTGGTGGGCCGGCGGACCGGGCGGATCGACGCCCGGTCCATCGTCACCGGCCGCGCGAAGTACGCCGGCGACCTCGCCGTCCCCGGCGCGGTGCCGACCGTGGTCGCCCGCCCGACCACCATCAACGGCACCCTCAAGTCCCTGGACGCCTCGGCCGCCCGCACCATGCCCGGCGTCCTCGGCGTGGTGCGGATCCCGAGCGGCGTGGCCGTCCTGGCAGAAACCTTCGACCAGGCGCTCAAGGCCCGCGACGCGCTCCGCACGTCCTGGAACCCCGGTCCGGTCGCGGCGCTCTCCGACGCCGACATCCGGGCCCGACTCCGCGCCGCCCACGCCCCGTTCCTCGTCCCGCCGCTGCTCACCCAGTACGTGGACGGCGAGTTCGACTTCGCCTTCGTCAACCACGCCCCCATGGAGGTGCTGACCGCCGTCGCCGACGTGCGCCCCCACCGGGCCGAGATCTGGTTCGCCTCGCAGACCCCGATCGTGGCCCAGCAGACGATCGCCGCCGAACTCGGCCTGCCGCAGGACGCCGTCACCGTCCATGTGGTGCGCGGCGGCGGCTCGTTCGGCCGGCGGCTGTTCTTCGACGCCGCACTGGAGGCCGCCCAGATCTCCCGGGCGGCGGGCCGCCCGGTCAAGCTGATGTGGACCCGCAACGACGACATGCGCCACGGCCGGATGCGCCCCGCCAGCCACCACCGGGTGCGCGCCACCTACGGCCTGGGGCAGGTGCTCAGCTACGAACACCGGGTCGCCACCGTGCGGACCGACTTCCGGCACGGCCTCGGCGAGGCGCTCACCGCCGCCGGGTTCAACCTCTCGGTGGCCGGGATCAGCCTCGCCCAGGCCTTCTTCCTGCTCAGTGAGAAGAACCCGTACAACGTCGGCGTCCCGACCCAGTTGCTCTCCGAGGTGCCGCTGGAGGTGCCCACCGGTAGCTGGCGCTCGGTCTACTCGGGCACCGTCCGGGTCGCCGACGAGATCATGATGGACGAACTGGCCCGGCGGCTCGGCCAGGACCAGGTCGCCTTCCGCCGGGCCCGGCTGCGCGACGCCCAGGGCCGGGCCGTTCTGGACAAGGTCGCCCAGGCCGGCCGGTGGGGCCGCCCGATGCCCGCCGGCCAGGCCCAGGGCATCGGCTACCACGACGAGAACGGCGGCCGGGTCGCCTACCTGGTCGAGCTGGACGCCTCCGACCCCCGCCGGCCGCGGGTCACCCGGGCGGTGATCGCCGCTGACGTGGGCCGCGTGATCAACCCCAGTGGTCTGGAGGCCCAGTTGACGGGCGCGCTGATCGACGGCATCTCGGTGATCCTCCGGGCCGGCAACCACATCGACCACGGCGCCGTCCGCGAGGGCAGCTTCTCGGACTTCCGCTACGCCCGGCAGCGGGACACCCCGCCCTCGGTCGAGATCCACCTGCTGCCGCCGAGCGGTCCACCCGGCGGCGCGGGCGAGCTGGGCGTCCCGGCGGCCTCGGCCGCGGTCGCCAACGCCTACGCCCGCGCGACCGGAACCGCCCCGCGCTCCTTCCCGCTCGACTTCTGA
- a CDS encoding TIGR03086 family metal-binding protein, whose amino-acid sequence MTATEDPIDLLARALAQTAGLIDGIGAEQGIHPSTCRSWDVTQLVSHLLFDLRQFTLRAEGGDPDWSQPFDRVEGDWLHAFEAGAEELVAAWRAAGDLDGVIELPGGKHLPARFPLDQQIAEFAVHGWDVARSTGQSTAGLDQEVGRAALDWGRGALRPEYRGSEEEHHSFGPEVAAPEDAPVYDRLAAFFGRDPEAR is encoded by the coding sequence ATGACCGCAACGGAAGACCCGATCGACCTGCTCGCCCGGGCCCTCGCCCAGACCGCCGGGCTGATCGACGGCATCGGTGCCGAGCAGGGCATCCACCCGAGCACCTGCCGCTCCTGGGACGTCACCCAGCTCGTCAGCCACCTCCTGTTCGACCTGCGGCAGTTCACCCTGCGGGCCGAGGGCGGCGACCCGGACTGGTCACAGCCCTTCGACCGGGTCGAGGGCGACTGGCTGCACGCCTTCGAGGCCGGCGCCGAAGAGCTGGTGGCCGCCTGGCGCGCGGCCGGCGACCTGGACGGCGTCATCGAACTCCCCGGGGGGAAGCACCTGCCCGCCCGCTTCCCGCTGGACCAGCAGATCGCCGAGTTCGCCGTGCACGGCTGGGACGTGGCCCGCTCCACCGGCCAGTCCACGGCCGGCCTGGACCAGGAGGTCGGGCGGGCCGCGCTCGACTGGGGGCGCGGCGCGCTGCGCCCCGAGTACCGGGGCAGCGAGGAGGAGCACCACTCCTTCGGCCCCGAGGTGGCCGCCCCCGAGGACGCTCCGGTCTACGACCGGTTGGCCGCCTTCTTCGGCCGGGACCCTGAGGCCCGCTGA